A genome region from Bufo gargarizans isolate SCDJY-AF-19 chromosome 2, ASM1485885v1, whole genome shotgun sequence includes the following:
- the SPARC gene encoding SPARC isoform X2 translates to MRVWIFFVLCLAGKALAAPQQDALPEEEEVIEDVVTEETVVGANPVQIEVGEFDEAIDEEEEPTTPENPCLNHHCKHGKVCEVDENNTPMCVCQDPSTCPASVGEFEKVCATDNKTYDSSCHFFATKCTLEGTKKGHKLHLDYIGPCKYIPPCVDSELNEFPLRMRDWLKNVLVSLYERDDENNLLNEKQKIRVKKIHENEKRLEAGEHSVELLARDFEKNYNMYIFPVHWQFGQLDQHPIDGYLSHTELSPLRAPLIPMEHCTTRFFEECDVDNDKYIALDEWAKCFGIKEQDVDQNMIV, encoded by the exons atgagagtctggatcTTCTTCGTCCTGTGCCTGGCTGGCAAGGCACTAGCTGCACCT CAACAGGATGCTTTGCCAGAAGAGGAAGAGGTGATAGAAGATGTTGTGACTGAG GAGACAGTAGTAGGAGCAAACCCCGTGCAAATAGAAGTCGGAGAGTTTGATGAAGCAATAGATGAGGAAGAGGAACCCACCACACCTGAAA ACCCTTGCTTGAACCACCACTGCAAGCATGGCAAAGTGTGTGAAGTAGATGAGAACAACACTCCAATGTGTGTGTGCCAAGATCCATCAACCTGCCCTGCAAGTGTAGGCGAGTTTGAGAAG GTCTGTGCTACAGACAACAAGACCTATGACTCTTCCTGCCACTTCTTTGCCACCAAATGTACCCTGGAAGGAACAAAGAAAGGACACAAACTGCATTTGGATTACATTGGACCATGCAAAT ACATTCCTCCCTGTGTGGACTCTGAGCTGAACGAATTCCCTCTGCGCATGCGTGACTGGCTTAAGAATGTCCTAGTCAGCCTCTATGAGCGTGATGACGAGAACAATTTACTCAATGAGAAACAGAAGATAAGG GTGAAGAAGATCCATGAGAACGAGAAGCGTCTTGAAGCTGGAGAACACTCTGTTGAGCTCCTGGCACGTGACTTTGAGAAGAACTATAATATGTACATCTTCCCCGTGCACTGGCAATTTGGACAACTGGACCAGCACCCCATTGATGG ATACCTTTCCCACACTGAGCTGTCTCCTCTCCGTGCTCCTCTTATCCCCATGGAACACTGCACCACTCGTTTCTTTGAGGAATGCGATGTCGACAATGACAAATACATTGCTTTGGATGAATGGGCCAAGTGCTTTGGAATCAAGGAGC AGGACGTGGATCAGAACATGATTGTCTAA
- the SPARC gene encoding SPARC isoform X1 produces MRKPDSTVPPTHLCSLLTSPVPLRFLQTIPEAEALSSLVPRSGCTMRVWIFFVLCLAGKALAAPQQQDALPEEEEVIEDVVTEETVVGANPVQIEVGEFDEAIDEEEEPTTPENPCLNHHCKHGKVCEVDENNTPMCVCQDPSTCPASVGEFEKVCATDNKTYDSSCHFFATKCTLEGTKKGHKLHLDYIGPCKYIPPCVDSELNEFPLRMRDWLKNVLVSLYERDDENNLLNEKQKIRVKKIHENEKRLEAGEHSVELLARDFEKNYNMYIFPVHWQFGQLDQHPIDGYLSHTELSPLRAPLIPMEHCTTRFFEECDVDNDKYIALDEWAKCFGIKEQDVDQNMIV; encoded by the exons ATGAGAAAGCCAGACAGCACAGTCCCACCCACCCATCTCTGCTCTCTGCTAACTTCTCCTGTGCCCCTCAGATTTCTTCAGACTATCCCAGAGGCTGAAGCTCTCTCCTCTCTTGTCCCAAG atctggttgcacaatgagagtctggatcTTCTTCGTCCTGTGCCTGGCTGGCAAGGCACTAGCTGCACCT CAGCAACAGGATGCTTTGCCAGAAGAGGAAGAGGTGATAGAAGATGTTGTGACTGAG GAGACAGTAGTAGGAGCAAACCCCGTGCAAATAGAAGTCGGAGAGTTTGATGAAGCAATAGATGAGGAAGAGGAACCCACCACACCTGAAA ACCCTTGCTTGAACCACCACTGCAAGCATGGCAAAGTGTGTGAAGTAGATGAGAACAACACTCCAATGTGTGTGTGCCAAGATCCATCAACCTGCCCTGCAAGTGTAGGCGAGTTTGAGAAG GTCTGTGCTACAGACAACAAGACCTATGACTCTTCCTGCCACTTCTTTGCCACCAAATGTACCCTGGAAGGAACAAAGAAAGGACACAAACTGCATTTGGATTACATTGGACCATGCAAAT ACATTCCTCCCTGTGTGGACTCTGAGCTGAACGAATTCCCTCTGCGCATGCGTGACTGGCTTAAGAATGTCCTAGTCAGCCTCTATGAGCGTGATGACGAGAACAATTTACTCAATGAGAAACAGAAGATAAGG GTGAAGAAGATCCATGAGAACGAGAAGCGTCTTGAAGCTGGAGAACACTCTGTTGAGCTCCTGGCACGTGACTTTGAGAAGAACTATAATATGTACATCTTCCCCGTGCACTGGCAATTTGGACAACTGGACCAGCACCCCATTGATGG ATACCTTTCCCACACTGAGCTGTCTCCTCTCCGTGCTCCTCTTATCCCCATGGAACACTGCACCACTCGTTTCTTTGAGGAATGCGATGTCGACAATGACAAATACATTGCTTTGGATGAATGGGCCAAGTGCTTTGGAATCAAGGAGC AGGACGTGGATCAGAACATGATTGTCTAA